From a region of the Methanoculleus receptaculi genome:
- a CDS encoding uracil-xanthine permease family protein — MEFSCGIDERPRPGLLLVYGLQWLAVSVPVILIAGRVAAGLEPAGAAIPYLQRLFLLAAVLLVVQVYMGHRLPIVLGPATVLLVGILASQDAGSAAINASLLIGGLLLSAIALTGFVGHLKRLFTPRVIVVVLMLIAFTLAPVILGLVTEGGDGATATAAFLFAVGFALVLFAAYGLLEGFWRSTVAVWGLVFGTVVYIALFGGVAALPADTALFALPGDLAAPLAIPDPGVLAAFLICYLALATNDLGSIQSVGSLLAAEGMDERVNRGVGVTGLGNVIAGLMGVIGPVNFSLSPGVIAATGCASRFALVPAAVGLGLIAFSPRAIGCMECIPGPVIGVVLAYVMATQIAAGLVFGQESGALETFDGGLIVGIPLLLGTLVAFLPAEAVAGLPAVLRPVLANGFVVGIVTVLGLEHLVYRRRSGGAG, encoded by the coding sequence ATGGAGTTTTCCTGCGGTATTGACGAGCGGCCACGGCCGGGGCTGCTCCTGGTCTACGGGCTCCAGTGGCTGGCGGTGAGCGTCCCTGTCATCCTGATCGCCGGGAGGGTGGCGGCCGGCCTCGAGCCTGCGGGTGCGGCGATCCCCTATCTGCAGAGGCTATTCCTCCTGGCCGCGGTGCTGCTGGTGGTGCAGGTCTACATGGGTCACAGGCTCCCGATCGTTCTCGGCCCGGCGACGGTGCTCCTTGTCGGCATCCTGGCAAGCCAGGATGCGGGTTCAGCCGCCATCAACGCCTCGCTTCTGATCGGGGGGCTTTTGCTCAGCGCGATCGCGCTGACGGGGTTTGTGGGGCACCTCAAAAGGCTCTTCACGCCGCGTGTGATAGTGGTCGTCCTGATGCTCATTGCGTTCACCCTTGCACCCGTCATCCTGGGTCTTGTCACGGAGGGTGGTGATGGGGCTACGGCGACAGCGGCCTTCCTCTTTGCCGTGGGGTTTGCTCTCGTCCTCTTTGCGGCGTACGGGCTTCTTGAGGGGTTCTGGCGGTCGACGGTGGCGGTATGGGGTCTCGTCTTCGGCACCGTGGTCTACATTGCTCTTTTCGGGGGCGTCGCCGCTCTCCCTGCCGATACGGCGCTGTTTGCTCTGCCCGGGGATCTGGCTGCACCGCTTGCCATCCCCGATCCCGGGGTGCTTGCGGCCTTCCTGATCTGTTACCTGGCGCTTGCCACGAACGATCTCGGGTCGATCCAGTCGGTCGGCAGCCTTCTTGCGGCTGAGGGGATGGACGAGCGGGTTAACCGGGGGGTGGGTGTCACCGGTCTTGGCAACGTCATTGCGGGGCTGATGGGGGTTATAGGGCCGGTGAACTTCTCGCTGAGTCCTGGTGTCATCGCGGCCACGGGCTGTGCCTCGCGGTTTGCGCTCGTCCCTGCGGCCGTGGGGCTGGGGCTGATAGCGTTCTCGCCGCGCGCTATCGGCTGCATGGAGTGCATACCGGGTCCGGTCATAGGCGTCGTCCTGGCCTACGTCATGGCCACCCAGATTGCGGCAGGGCTGGTCTTTGGCCAGGAGAGCGGGGCGCTGGAGACGTTTGATGGCGGGCTGATCGTCGGTATCCCCCTCCTGCTCGGGACGCTGGTGGCGTTCCTGCCGGCGGAGGCTGTTGCGGGTCTACCTGCGGTGCTCCGGCCGGTGCTTGCAAACGGGTTTGTGGTTGGTATCGTCACGGTGCTCGGGCTTGAGCACCTTGTCTACCGGCGGCGGTCGGGAGGGGCGGGGTGA
- a CDS encoding transposase, whose amino-acid sequence MAFNTEFLAKEDGFEEIEPGFSLTEFLSSPYLDTIAQTIEREYYSRQVSRFHYPVILMIKLLVIKCFRKQSYVRTIRLLTEDDCFNLGAEKTEAGYLLPNPATLHSFVKYRLGVEGVERLMHLVGEAIVLWAQEERVGIIDSTPIEASRYDRYALFHPHYQVKMDKAHIFHLGPYPLTMVYSNGTDADLTHLFPLIERVEALKPKLSLVLLDAGYDSYEAHAHLWYHLNARPCIDTRDGAVIQEEGTEPRIRHWVNKLWRAGGDIHAPLTQQLRFLYQHGRVEQVGMHLRNKNLLDPEFPTLIQSRGECERIHGRIKASVTFHLKGIRHESRKLYMTLNFVAYQILLLFGLRAGLKNPTHLSALV is encoded by the coding sequence ATGGCCTTTAACACCGAGTTTTTGGCAAAAGAAGACGGATTTGAAGAGATTGAACCAGGGTTCTCTCTCACGGAGTTCCTCAGTTCGCCCTATCTGGACACCATTGCACAGACTATTGAACGAGAATACTACTCCAGACAGGTCTCTCGGTTCCATTATCCGGTTATTCTTATGATCAAACTACTTGTCATCAAGTGTTTCAGGAAACAGTCCTATGTCCGGACAATTCGTCTCCTGACAGAGGATGATTGTTTCAACCTTGGTGCAGAGAAGACTGAAGCAGGGTATCTATTGCCCAATCCTGCAACACTCCACAGTTTTGTGAAATATCGTCTCGGCGTCGAAGGTGTGGAACGGCTCATGCATCTTGTCGGTGAGGCAATTGTTCTCTGGGCACAGGAGGAGAGGGTTGGGATCATCGATTCAACTCCAATCGAAGCATCCCGGTATGACAGATATGCTCTTTTTCACCCACATTACCAGGTTAAGATGGATAAAGCGCATATCTTCCATCTCGGACCATACCCACTCACCATGGTCTACTCGAATGGGACTGATGCGGATTTAACCCACCTTTTTCCACTTATCGAGAGAGTGGAGGCGCTGAAACCCAAACTCAGTCTTGTGCTGCTTGATGCCGGATACGACTCATACGAGGCACATGCACACCTCTGGTATCATCTGAATGCTCGACCCTGTATTGATACCCGGGATGGGGCAGTGATCCAGGAAGAAGGGACGGAACCACGCATCCGGCATTGGGTCAACAAACTCTGGAGAGCAGGGGGAGATATCCATGCTCCCCTGACTCAACAGTTGCGATTCCTATACCAGCATGGAAGAGTTGAACAGGTCGGGATGCATTTGCGAAACAAGAATCTTCTCGACCCGGAATTCCCAACTCTCATACAAAGCCGCGGTGAGTGTGAACGGATACATGGCCGGATTAAGGCTTCTGTAACCTTTCACCTCAAGGGGATCCGACATGAGAGCCGGAAACTCTATATGACTCTCAACTTCGTTGCATATCAAATTCTCCTTCTGTTCGGGTTGCGCGCGGGACTGAAGAATCCAACGCACCTGAGTGCACTGGTCTGA
- a CDS encoding nitrogenase component 1, whose product MAGSAVKIPRATCKVFGAIKALSTVKRCVVLVHGPKGCVYHINYILGMRGDRPSEVYSTCLDEHDVIFGAEEKLTEAIEEIDASLHPDLIAVLSCCVSSIIGEDLNAAARAASTSARVVGIEAGGFEGDFREGYSETLCRLVEEFVRGPPGEVRDRSVNLVGLLRGGPDLRELVRILGLIGVRVNATLTANAAVDDLERLGEAVLNIVLCEPAGLEAAKLLERVCGTPFIVADIPVGHAATIRFLDSVADTLGIGRYPLRDEEGDELCREALAGRRVAIVSGPTRAIGMTRFLADLGLAPSLIVVDFDPGNLERLSGLAGPGCAILVEPEQEVIRERLLAGRIDLIFGGMLERPLAASLGIEHLDMMHGSQRTLGFEGARHIVEALTREKPGQSGR is encoded by the coding sequence ATGGCGGGCAGTGCGGTTAAGATCCCGAGGGCGACGTGCAAGGTCTTTGGCGCGATAAAAGCGCTTTCTACGGTGAAGCGGTGCGTTGTGCTCGTCCACGGCCCGAAGGGCTGTGTATATCACATCAACTACATCCTGGGGATGCGGGGCGACCGGCCATCGGAGGTCTACTCGACCTGTCTTGATGAGCATGATGTCATCTTCGGCGCCGAGGAGAAGCTCACGGAGGCTATTGAGGAGATCGATGCGAGCCTCCACCCTGACCTGATCGCGGTGCTCTCATGCTGCGTCTCAAGCATCATCGGCGAGGATCTAAACGCCGCGGCGAGGGCCGCCTCGACATCTGCACGGGTTGTCGGTATTGAGGCCGGCGGGTTTGAGGGGGATTTCAGGGAGGGTTACAGCGAGACCCTCTGCCGGCTGGTCGAGGAGTTTGTCCGGGGGCCGCCGGGCGAGGTCAGGGATCGGTCGGTCAACCTGGTCGGTCTTCTCCGGGGCGGGCCGGACCTGAGGGAACTTGTGCGGATACTGGGTCTCATCGGCGTCCGCGTCAACGCGACGCTGACCGCGAACGCAGCGGTCGATGACCTTGAGCGCCTGGGGGAGGCGGTGTTAAACATCGTTCTCTGCGAGCCGGCCGGGCTTGAGGCGGCGAAGTTGCTTGAGCGGGTCTGCGGCACGCCGTTCATCGTCGCCGATATCCCTGTGGGTCATGCCGCCACCATCCGGTTCCTGGACAGCGTTGCCGACACTCTGGGGATTGGGCGTTACCCTCTCCGGGATGAGGAGGGCGACGAACTCTGCCGGGAGGCCCTGGCCGGGAGGCGGGTGGCGATCGTAAGCGGGCCGACGAGGGCGATCGGGATGACCCGGTTCCTGGCGGACCTGGGGCTTGCGCCGTCGCTAATCGTTGTGGACTTCGACCCGGGCAACCTGGAGCGGTTGAGCGGCCTGGCCGGGCCGGGGTGCGCGATCCTGGTCGAGCCGGAGCAGGAGGTGATCCGGGAGAGGCTTTTAGCCGGGAGGATCGACCTGATCTTTGGCGGCATGCTTGAGCGGCCGCTGGCCGCCTCGCTCGGGATCGAGCACCTGGATATGATGCACGGCAGCCAGAGGACGCTCGGGTTTGAAGGCGCAAGGCATATTGTCGAGGCGCTGACGAGAGAGAAGCCGGGTCAGAGCGGCAGGTAG
- the ilvE gene encoding branched-chain-amino-acid transaminase — protein sequence MIIYLDGRFVPEEEARVSVFDHGLLYGDGVFEGIRAYNGKIFRLDEHLARLYDSAKAIDLAIPLTKAEMAEVIKETLRQNSLRDAYIRPIVTRGKGDLGLDPLKCAKPTVIVIAVTWGAMYGDLYDNGLRAICVSVRRTPPESMPPNVKSLNYLNNILAKIEANYRGVDEAIFFDTKGHVSEGSGDNIFVVKDGVIITPPTLNNLRGITRMVVLEIAASMGITVLERDLGYFDLYTADEVFVTGTAAEVAPIREIDGRVIGNGKPGPITRQLMAAFRTATQKDGTPIEG from the coding sequence ATGATAATTTACCTTGACGGCAGATTCGTCCCGGAGGAGGAGGCCAGGGTCTCGGTCTTTGACCACGGGCTCCTCTATGGTGACGGTGTTTTCGAGGGGATACGCGCCTACAACGGTAAAATTTTCCGTCTTGACGAGCACCTTGCACGGCTCTACGACTCGGCAAAGGCAATCGATCTCGCCATCCCGCTCACGAAGGCGGAGATGGCGGAGGTCATCAAGGAGACGCTGCGGCAAAACAGCCTGCGGGACGCCTACATCCGCCCGATCGTGACGCGGGGTAAGGGCGATCTCGGGCTTGACCCGCTGAAATGCGCAAAACCGACCGTCATCGTCATCGCCGTCACCTGGGGGGCGATGTACGGCGACCTCTACGATAATGGGCTCCGGGCGATCTGCGTCTCGGTCCGGCGCACGCCGCCGGAGTCGATGCCGCCGAACGTGAAGAGCCTCAACTACTTAAACAACATCCTGGCAAAGATCGAGGCAAACTACAGGGGGGTCGATGAGGCGATCTTCTTCGATACGAAGGGTCACGTCTCTGAGGGGTCCGGGGACAACATATTTGTCGTCAAGGACGGTGTGATCATCACTCCGCCGACACTGAACAACCTGCGCGGGATCACCCGGATGGTTGTGCTGGAGATCGCGGCATCGATGGGGATCACGGTTCTTGAGCGTGATCTCGGGTATTTCGACCTTTATACGGCCGACGAGGTCTTTGTCACGGGGACGGCGGCGGAGGTTGCGCCGATCCGCGAGATCGACGGGCGGGTGATCGGGAACGGGAAGCCCGGACCCATCACCAGGCAGCTGATGGCCGCCTTCAGGACGGCCACCCAGAAGGATGGCACCCCGATCGAGGGGTAA
- the cfbB gene encoding Ni-sirohydrochlorin a,c-diamide synthase, producing the protein MKAFLVAGDRSGSGKTSITLALSALLSTRRTVQTFKVGMDYIDPSYLAGVTGRPCRNLDGYVMSPAENRAVFAHGCRGAEIAVIEGVRGLFEGAEALSDLGSTAAIAKLLDLPVVLVVNARSITRSAAAIVRGFQGFESGIDIQGVIANNVTGSRHREKVVCAIEHYCGIPVLGAIPRSPEMELSMRHLGLVPYREGREQEEFMARIEAVKRVVAGNVDLEALLSIAREVEPPAEDDAVFAVPEEPDVRIGVALDEAFNFYYADLFDVLASLGAEVVPFSPVHDRLPEADGYIIGGGYPEVFGAELEANTAMREGLLEVSRNGTPIYAECGGLIYLTGRMVLKAGFAGREREESCDLVGVFQGETRMPARRMLGYVVGRSVAESPMGEAGFRGHEFHYSSVDLAPGTRYAYRLSRGSGIRDGLDGAVRDQTIASYTHLHPVASRGMFEHFVDACREG; encoded by the coding sequence ATGAAGGCATTCCTGGTTGCCGGCGACCGCTCAGGGAGCGGGAAGACGAGCATCACCCTGGCGCTCTCGGCGCTGCTCTCGACCCGGAGGACTGTCCAGACGTTCAAGGTGGGGATGGACTACATCGACCCCTCGTACCTTGCCGGGGTGACCGGGCGGCCCTGCCGGAACCTGGACGGCTACGTGATGAGCCCGGCGGAGAACCGGGCGGTCTTTGCCCACGGCTGCCGGGGAGCGGAGATCGCCGTCATCGAGGGCGTCCGGGGGCTGTTTGAGGGGGCAGAGGCCCTCTCAGACCTGGGGAGCACTGCGGCGATAGCAAAACTGCTCGACCTTCCCGTGGTGCTGGTGGTGAACGCCCGGAGCATCACCCGGAGCGCGGCAGCGATAGTGAGGGGGTTCCAGGGGTTTGAGAGCGGCATAGATATCCAGGGGGTCATCGCGAACAACGTCACGGGAAGCAGGCACCGGGAGAAGGTCGTATGCGCGATCGAGCACTACTGCGGCATCCCGGTTCTCGGCGCCATCCCCCGTTCACCGGAGATGGAACTCTCGATGCGGCACCTGGGTCTTGTCCCGTACCGCGAGGGCCGGGAGCAGGAAGAGTTCATGGCGCGGATCGAGGCGGTGAAACGGGTGGTTGCCGGGAACGTCGATCTCGAGGCGCTGCTCTCGATTGCCCGTGAGGTTGAACCCCCGGCGGAGGATGATGCGGTGTTTGCGGTTCCAGAGGAGCCGGATGTGAGGATCGGGGTCGCGCTGGATGAGGCATTCAACTTCTACTACGCCGACCTCTTTGACGTCCTGGCATCGCTCGGGGCGGAGGTTGTCCCGTTCTCCCCGGTTCACGACCGTCTGCCGGAGGCGGACGGCTACATCATCGGCGGGGGTTATCCGGAGGTCTTCGGCGCGGAACTCGAGGCGAACACCGCGATGAGGGAGGGGCTCCTCGAGGTCTCCAGGAACGGGACGCCGATCTACGCGGAGTGTGGCGGTCTTATCTACCTGACCGGGAGGATGGTGCTCAAAGCCGGGTTTGCGGGCCGGGAGAGGGAGGAGTCCTGCGACCTTGTCGGGGTGTTCCAGGGCGAGACCCGGATGCCCGCGAGGCGGATGCTCGGCTACGTGGTCGGGAGGAGCGTTGCAGAGAGCCCTATGGGCGAGGCGGGGTTCCGGGGCCACGAGTTCCACTACAGCAGTGTTGACCTGGCGCCGGGGACGCGCTACGCCTACAGGCTGAGCAGGGGGAGCGGGATCCGCGACGGGCTCGACGGCGCCGTCCGCGATCAGACGATCGCGAGCTACACGCATCTCCACCCGGTTGCAAGCCGGGGGATGTTTGAGCACTTCGTTGACGCCTGCCGGGAGGGCTGA
- the cfbD gene encoding Ni-sirohydrochlorin a,c-diamide reductive cyclase catalytic subunit, producing the protein MDYIQPRPSSIVAALYTARDLGVDVAILHGPSGCSFKHARLLEEDGMHVLTTSLADNEFIFGGHDLLVRVLREAEEMFAPRRMAVVGTCVAMIIGEDLQSAILDAGIATPAIAVDIHAGFRENIEGVLATLEPAAAVGWISAGELERQRSLLLKANEVERLRGAASRAYIEPSRGDLKHIAAERLLELAGSGATGAAVMNAKKETAYIFADELIALHDACPEAAVTYMANLEDRGLPKVREDAARILAGMRGRGLEPELVGALDEYGANGQAIGERIREIDPDFALLVGVPHAIPPEYTEGIEVFSITNGPRQVEPLREMGHRHVMVEIDLHPKTLGVREIVESEFGAVLRSMR; encoded by the coding sequence ATGGACTACATTCAACCAAGGCCGAGTTCCATCGTTGCGGCTCTTTACACCGCCCGGGACCTCGGCGTCGACGTGGCCATACTCCACGGGCCGTCGGGCTGCTCGTTCAAACACGCCCGGCTCCTTGAGGAGGACGGTATGCATGTCCTGACAACATCGCTTGCAGACAACGAGTTCATCTTCGGCGGCCACGACCTCCTGGTGCGGGTGCTCCGTGAGGCGGAAGAGATGTTTGCGCCCCGGCGGATGGCGGTTGTCGGGACGTGTGTTGCGATGATCATCGGTGAGGACCTCCAGTCGGCTATCCTGGACGCCGGGATAGCCACACCGGCGATAGCGGTGGATATCCATGCCGGGTTCCGGGAGAACATCGAGGGTGTCCTGGCAACCCTGGAGCCCGCGGCAGCGGTGGGCTGGATCAGTGCAGGTGAACTGGAACGGCAGCGTTCACTCCTTCTGAAGGCAAACGAGGTGGAACGGCTGAGGGGAGCGGCTTCCCGGGCCTACATCGAGCCGTCCCGGGGTGACCTCAAACACATCGCGGCGGAGCGTCTCCTCGAACTCGCAGGGAGCGGCGCCACGGGTGCTGCGGTCATGAACGCCAAGAAAGAGACCGCCTACATCTTCGCCGACGAGCTGATAGCACTCCATGATGCCTGCCCGGAGGCCGCGGTCACCTACATGGCAAACCTGGAAGACCGCGGGCTCCCGAAGGTCAGGGAGGACGCCGCACGCATACTCGCCGGGATGAGAGGCCGCGGTCTCGAGCCCGAACTCGTCGGGGCGCTGGACGAGTACGGGGCAAACGGCCAGGCGATCGGGGAGCGGATCCGTGAGATCGACCCGGATTTCGCCCTCCTGGTCGGAGTTCCCCACGCCATCCCCCCGGAATACACGGAGGGGATAGAGGTCTTCTCGATCACGAACGGCCCGCGGCAGGTCGAACCGCTGCGGGAGATGGGGCACCGGCACGTTATGGTCGAGATCGACCTCCACCCAAAGACGCTGGGCGTCCGTGAGATCGTCGAGAGCGAGTTCGGGGCGGTTCTGCGGAGCATGCGATGA
- the cfbE gene encoding coenzyme F430 synthase yields MRILVLDTIHGGADLAVALRDAGHRVDEVDVYRGEIGIPVEEALVRTYDLVTAPVHLDPDHPLLQQHGPAVSHHEIVGLLIAGDAGRPFIEITGARGKTTTAHAIAALMPGPGVLHTSTGTYRYPERELLWKKSITPASLIPAAREAERIGGWLVAEESLGVTGAGDAAVLTSAEDYPIAAGKRRALAAKLGLLARARTVVLPQGVDIPGCIPVGSVVSVEGEACRYSGYGIAGSFQNPLLSLAGYRTALSLAAATACVLGIDPSPLGGFTPIPGRMAVRRDGSLLVVDNANSGTNMATTVEAARYARELAGDAPLTLVIGEEARAVCEGFPATEISRAVAAVRPDATVYVGDGEEAATLEEGFAAAREITPEGAIVLAVKTWR; encoded by the coding sequence ATGCGCATACTGGTGCTGGACACCATCCACGGCGGGGCGGACCTCGCCGTGGCGCTCCGGGATGCCGGTCACCGGGTGGACGAGGTGGACGTCTACCGGGGAGAGATCGGTATCCCCGTCGAGGAGGCGCTCGTCCGCACCTACGACCTTGTCACCGCGCCGGTCCACCTCGACCCCGACCACCCGCTCCTCCAGCAGCACGGCCCAGCGGTCTCGCACCACGAGATTGTCGGGCTTCTCATCGCCGGCGACGCGGGGCGGCCGTTCATCGAGATCACCGGGGCACGGGGGAAGACCACCACCGCCCACGCCATCGCCGCGCTGATGCCGGGGCCGGGCGTCCTGCACACCTCGACCGGCACCTACCGCTACCCCGAACGGGAACTCCTCTGGAAGAAGAGCATCACCCCGGCCTCCCTGATACCGGCGGCGCGCGAGGCGGAGCGGATCGGCGGCTGGCTGGTTGCCGAGGAGTCGCTCGGTGTCACCGGCGCCGGGGATGCGGCCGTCCTGACATCGGCGGAGGACTACCCCATCGCCGCAGGGAAGAGACGGGCTCTTGCCGCGAAACTCGGGTTGCTCGCCCGTGCACGGACGGTCGTGCTCCCGCAGGGGGTTGACATCCCCGGCTGCATCCCGGTCGGGAGCGTGGTATCCGTCGAGGGGGAGGCCTGCCGCTACTCGGGCTACGGGATCGCCGGGTCGTTTCAAAACCCGCTCTTAAGCCTTGCGGGCTACCGAACGGCGCTGTCGCTTGCGGCCGCGACCGCCTGCGTCCTCGGGATCGATCCCTCCCCCCTGGGCGGGTTCACACCCATCCCCGGGCGGATGGCCGTCCGCCGGGACGGAAGCCTCCTGGTGGTCGACAACGCAAACAGCGGGACGAACATGGCGACCACGGTTGAAGCCGCCCGCTACGCAAGAGAACTTGCAGGCGACGCCCCCCTGACACTCGTCATCGGCGAAGAGGCCCGCGCCGTCTGCGAGGGTTTCCCCGCAACCGAGATCAGCCGGGCGGTTGCGGCCGTCCGGCCTGATGCAACCGTCTATGTCGGCGACGGAGAGGAGGCGGCGACGCTTGAGGAGGGGTTTGCCGCCGCCCGCGAGATCACGCCGGAGGGCGCGATAGTGCTCGCGGTAAAAACCTGGAGATGA
- the cfbA gene encoding sirohydrochlorin nickelochelatase yields MAKKGMLLVGHGSKLPYNKDLVETTARLIAEKTDEYIVRAGFMSLNTPTVQEQLEAFRKEKIEMLVVVPLFLARGVHIEKDIPAILGLPEGARAGTFHMNGKDVPLVYASPIGSDPLLAELMLKNAAEAIAELER; encoded by the coding sequence ATGGCTAAAAAGGGCATGCTACTGGTCGGCCATGGGAGCAAGCTCCCCTACAACAAGGACCTCGTGGAGACCACCGCAAGACTCATCGCCGAGAAGACGGACGAATACATCGTCAGGGCGGGTTTCATGAGCCTCAACACCCCCACCGTGCAGGAACAGCTCGAGGCGTTCCGGAAAGAGAAGATCGAGATGCTGGTCGTCGTCCCGCTCTTCCTGGCAAGGGGTGTCCACATCGAGAAAGACATCCCTGCGATCCTGGGGCTGCCCGAGGGTGCCCGGGCCGGCACATTCCACATGAACGGAAAGGACGTCCCCCTTGTCTACGCCAGCCCCATCGGGAGCGACCCGCTGCTGGCCGAGTTGATGCTGAAGAACGCGGCTGAGGCGATAGCCGAACTGGAACGCTGA
- a CDS encoding methanogenesis marker 9 domain-containing protein yields MREAFDRFELIINDRIVRTPVAIASMAGIVDAAYVLERAEHVGAAFIGGYSIDRPTMEASRQMADAGRKEFLYDDPLEALGREIAAIQSSDVVLGINLRGSSPESYAGVAEAFEDNVVYEIDAHCRQQPMLEAGCGEHLLQHPSKLFEIIRALKAEDVTVSVKMRAGVAADDAALARSIWKAGADIIHVDLMDFGHSKVRQIRNASPLTLIANNSMTSFDRVMDAFSHGADMVSVARKSDPWTLAGLDAAITRAAEEGGWYNAPKQICRGGDIRALAFCCMPVKPCPLIATLQKVGLSPEDYLNLKQEAVKGTPLEGGAITCFGSLAWCCKTSSPCMFRNMTLESINLSPQDYMRCKRRLSETIMHRIFDETESGDGSG; encoded by the coding sequence ATGAGAGAAGCTTTTGATCGTTTTGAACTCATCATAAACGATCGGATCGTAAGGACGCCTGTAGCAATAGCCTCCATGGCCGGGATCGTGGATGCGGCCTACGTTCTTGAGCGGGCGGAGCATGTTGGTGCGGCTTTCATAGGCGGTTACTCGATCGACCGCCCCACGATGGAGGCAAGCCGGCAGATGGCAGACGCCGGCCGAAAAGAGTTTCTATATGATGACCCCCTGGAAGCGCTGGGTCGCGAGATCGCTGCCATCCAGAGCAGCGACGTTGTTCTCGGGATCAACCTCCGTGGCAGCAGCCCTGAGTCATACGCCGGTGTTGCGGAGGCGTTTGAGGACAATGTGGTCTACGAGATCGATGCCCACTGCCGGCAGCAGCCGATGCTTGAGGCCGGCTGTGGCGAGCATCTCCTCCAGCACCCTTCAAAACTCTTTGAGATCATCCGCGCCCTGAAGGCCGAGGACGTCACCGTCTCGGTGAAGATGAGGGCCGGGGTCGCCGCAGACGATGCCGCTCTTGCCCGAAGCATATGGAAGGCGGGGGCGGATATCATACACGTCGATCTGATGGACTTTGGGCATTCGAAGGTCCGCCAGATCAGAAACGCCTCCCCCCTGACTTTGATCGCAAACAACTCCATGACCTCCTTCGACCGCGTGATGGATGCCTTCTCCCACGGCGCGGATATGGTCTCGGTTGCCCGGAAGTCCGATCCCTGGACACTTGCGGGACTGGATGCCGCGATCACCCGGGCGGCCGAGGAAGGGGGCTGGTACAACGCCCCGAAACAGATCTGCCGGGGCGGGGATATCCGGGCTCTGGCCTTCTGCTGCATGCCGGTGAAACCCTGTCCGCTCATTGCGACCCTCCAGAAGGTCGGGCTCTCCCCGGAGGACTACCTCAACCTGAAACAGGAGGCGGTGAAGGGGACGCCGCTTGAGGGCGGGGCGATCACATGTTTCGGGAGTCTTGCATGGTGCTGCAAGACCAGTTCCCCCTGCATGTTCCGGAACATGACCCTGGAGAGTATAAACCTCTCGCCGCAGGATTACATGCGCTGCAAACGCCGTCTCTCTGAGACGATCATGCACAGGATATTCGATGAAACAGAATCTGGTGATGGGTCGGGCTGA
- a CDS encoding triphosphoribosyl-dephospho-CoA synthase, translated as MKQNLVMGRAERAQMAMMLEVCAYPKPGNVDRCHDYPDTRLEHFLASAIMVRPVFDEAEKTGGRVGRLIRDAVMRTNGHSGGNTHFGAFILLVPLVLGGDIEGARRVIAGTDLQDALDFYAAFALTNVRVLKSDELDVNDPASVAAIRERGMTLADIMAYSAPRDMVAREWTNGFALTRRCADLLHAHGCGRKAIVAAFMEILASEPDTFIAKKHGVAAAERTMRQAAEVLEGSRDLAAFDSDCVSAGINPGSIADITIAGIYVALGEGWRWDC; from the coding sequence ATGAAACAGAATCTGGTGATGGGTCGGGCTGAACGTGCGCAGATGGCGATGATGCTTGAGGTCTGCGCCTACCCGAAGCCCGGGAACGTCGACCGCTGCCATGACTACCCCGATACCCGGCTCGAACACTTCCTGGCCTCGGCCATCATGGTCCGCCCGGTCTTTGATGAGGCCGAGAAGACCGGCGGCCGCGTCGGTAGGCTGATCCGCGATGCGGTCATGCGGACGAACGGCCACTCTGGCGGAAACACCCATTTCGGTGCGTTCATCCTCCTCGTTCCCCTGGTTCTCGGCGGGGATATCGAGGGGGCGCGGCGGGTTATCGCCGGGACGGATCTCCAGGACGCTCTCGATTTCTACGCGGCGTTCGCACTCACGAACGTCAGGGTGTTAAAGAGCGATGAACTTGACGTGAACGACCCGGCATCGGTTGCCGCCATCCGGGAGAGGGGTATGACCCTTGCCGACATCATGGCCTACTCGGCGCCGAGGGATATGGTTGCCCGGGAGTGGACGAACGGTTTTGCCCTGACGAGGCGGTGTGCCGACCTGCTCCACGCCCACGGCTGCGGGAGGAAGGCGATCGTTGCGGCGTTCATGGAGATCCTGGCCTCGGAGCCGGACACCTTCATAGCGAAGAAGCACGGGGTGGCTGCGGCGGAGAGGACGATGCGGCAGGCGGCCGAGGTGCTTGAGGGCAGCCGCGACCTGGCGGCTTTCGACTCTGACTGTGTCTCAGCCGGGATCAACCCCGGTTCGATCGCCGATATCACCATAGCCGGGATCTACGTGGCCCTGGGGGAGGGGTGGCGGTGGGACTGCTGA